The following coding sequences lie in one Liolophura sinensis isolate JHLJ2023 chromosome 4, CUHK_Ljap_v2, whole genome shotgun sequence genomic window:
- the LOC135464584 gene encoding peroxisome proliferator-activated receptor gamma-like, with protein sequence MVVTEVIHMATADSPPPKASKLPYSGSGNGHILCRVCGDRASGFHYGVFACEGCKGFFRRSVKQNIIYKPCDNPKGCVIMRISRNRCQYCRMQKCLAAGMSHDSVRLGRCPKKDKPAKSNFIQLPQNQNGSVDMDRQIRMEQLILNIHDAYKLAKASYERTIDSLVSRELMFLSSDQQISRLYMTYMPACVKRITIFAREIPQFCCLDTEDQRALIKGALLEVGPIQHMCYLDLEETVLRDTKLMFVMKTDETESRDPVVRMLQEYIPIYRAIKKMNLTDVELSLFHALLLLCSEREGIKHTQPLEQLEVELSTALKTQLLLSHPDDPQLFPRLIFKVSDLRLITTKYLLTVMNAKLEVSSCEEKMDTDNEACHQSHLTNFESVGEINKENINS encoded by the exons ATGGTGGTTACAGAGGTCATCCACATGGCAACAGCGGACTCTCCCCCTCCCAAAG CATCGAAACTTCCGTATTCCGGAAGCGGAAATGGGCATATTCTATGCCGAGTGTGCGGTGACAGGGCATCTGGTTTCCATTACGGAGTGTTTGCTTGTGAGGGCTGTAAG ggATTTTTCCGGCGGTCTGTGAAGCAGAATATTATCTATAAACCATGCGACAATCCTAAAGGCTGTGTCATCATGCGAATCAGCAGAAATAGATGTCAGTATTGCCGCATGCAGAAGTGTCTCGCCGCCGGAATGTCACATGACT CTGTCAGACTGGGACGGTGTCCGAAGAAAGACAAGCCAGCAAAGTCAAACTTCATCCAACTGCCACAGAACCAGAACGGCTCCGTGGATATGGATCGACAAATCAGAATGGAGCAGCTAATACTAAATATTCATGATGCCTACAAACTGGCCAAAGCCAGCTATGAGAGAACGATTGATTCCTTGGTGTCACGTGAG CTTATGTTCCTATCTTCCGATCAGCAAATCTCCAGGTTGTATATGACGTACATGCCGGCCTGCGTCAAGCGTATCACGATCTTTGCGCGGGAAATCCCCCAGTTCTGTTGCTTGGATACGGAGGACCAGAGAGCTCTTATCAAAGGGGCGCTACTCGAGGTCGGCCCTATCCAGCACATGTGCTACCTGGATTTAGAAGAAACTGTTCTGAGGGACACGAAATTGATGTTTGTGATGAAAACGGACGAGACAGAATCTCGGGACCCTGTAGTACGCATGCTCCAGGAATACATACCGATTTACCGCGCCATTAAGAAGATGAACTTGACTGATGTTGAACTGTCTCTATTCCACGCCCTGTTGTTACTCTGTAGTG AACGAGAAGGTATAAAGCATACTCAGCCTTTAGAACAGCTCGAAGTGGAGTTGTCCACGGCCTTGAAGACACAGCTCCTTTTGAGTCACCCAGACGATCCGCAACTTTTTCCGCGGCTGATTTTTAAAGTGTCCGATCTGAGACTGATAACGACGAAATATCTGCTAACGGTAATGAACGCTAAATTAGAGGTGAGcagttgtgaagaaaaaatggaCACTGATAATGAAGCTTGTCATCAGTCGCACTTAACAAATTTTGAATCAGTCGGTGAAATCAATAAGGAAAACATCAACAGTTGA